The nucleotide sequence AATACTCCATCGCACAACTGCAGGTAGCTCATGCGAGATCCTTTGGGAAACTTAGCCTCCAGGCGATGGCTCACGTGGGTGTCTCGATAGGTAACCCGCAAACCTCATCACTTGATTTTGTTCTGGGTGGTTATGGCGCCAGGCGCATCAATAACATCCTGCCATTCTATGGCTATGATTTTATAAGCCTTAGCAGCAATTCCATGATCAAGTCCTTATTTGAGGTGGATTATGAGGTGTTTCGTAAGAATCACGTGACCTTGAGTGCCAATTTTGCCAGCCTAGACGATGATCTTTTTGAAAAAGACGACTGGTTTAGCGAGGCTCAATACTCAGGCTATGCCATTGGCTACGGGATTGAGACATTTCTGGGTCCGGTAGAGCTGAAATATAGCTTTAGCCCGCAACGAGACGATAGTGAGTTCTATGTACGACTAGGATTTGCGTTTTAGTTTGAGATGAAGTTCGCTTTCGCGAAAGCGAAAAAATCCTTCCCATCGTAACAAATCATAGACTTTTGCATCTAATTAGCAGTCATTTCTATGGAATGGTCTGGAGAATTTCCGAAATTTACGATACAAACATTGTCCTATGCCTTTCTATCATAAAATGGGTTCCATACCGCACAAGCGCCACACGGTTTTCAAAAAACCAGATGGCTCGCTGTACTATGAACAGCTTTTTGGCACGATAGGTTTTGACGGAATGTACACTAATTCCTATCATGAACATAGGCCAACGATGGTCAAGGAAATCAAAGGAAGCTACTCTGTAAAGCCAGAAATAGCCCTTGAAAACCACTTGAAATCTTATCGCCTTAAAGGTTTTCAAGTGCCGCCACAACCAGATTATCTTGATAGTAGAACCTGCATTTTAATGAATAGTGACGTGCAGATTTTACTGGCAGCGCCCCAAGAATCCTTAAGGGATTACTGGTACAAAAATGCCGATAGTGACGAGCTGTTGTTTGTGCACCAAGGATCTGGAGTATTGCGCACACACCTGGGCAACCTTAAATTTTCTTACGGTGATTATTTATTGATCCCTAGAGGTGTGATTTATCAGATTGATTTTGACACGGCCGTGAATAGACTGTTTATCGTAGAGAGTCGCAGACCTATTTATACGCCTAAGCGTTATCGCAATTGGTTTGGTCAACTTCTGGAACATTCACCATTTTGCGAGCGTGATATACGCAGACCAGAAACTCTGGAAACGCACAATGAAAAAGGTGAGTTTTTGATCAAGATCAAGAAACAGGATGAAATATTCAATATGGTATATGCATCACATCCTTTTGATGTGGTGGGCTATGATGGTTATAATTATCCCTATGCTTTTTCCATTCATGATTTTGAACCCATAACGGGTCGCATTCACCAACCGCCACCAGTACACCAGACCTTTGAAACTGATGCTTTTGTAGTGTGTAGTTTTGTGCCTAGAAAATATGACTATCATCCGGAAAGTATTCCAGCACCATACAACCATAGCAACATCGATAGCGATGAGGTTCTTTACTATGTAGATGGCGACTTTATGAGTCGTAATGATATTGAAAAAGGGCACATTTCATTGCATCCTGCGGGTATACCACACGGACCACATCCTGGAGCTGTGGAGCGCAGTATAGGACAGACAGAAACTGAGGAGCTAGCCGTTATGGTGGACACCTTTAAACCTTTGAAAGTTACCAAAGCCGGCCTAGAAATCGCCGACGATTCCTATCATAAAAGCTGGCTAGATCATGAATAGCAAATTAATAACCAACCATAAATAAACGACGTGAACGACATTCAAAGAAAACTATCAGCTGATCCAGGCGCCACTGTCCTGGGAATCATCGCATTGCTCATAAGCATTACAGGATGCTGTTGTGGTATCCTTGCCATACCATCGGTCATTATGAGTATCATAGGTCTGGTTTGGGCCGTAAAAAGTGGTAATGCCTATAAACGATCACCAGAGTCCTATCTTGCCAAAAGCTATAACAACATCAAAACCGCCAAGATTTTGAACATCATTGCCCTTGTACTTAGCGCCATCGCACTAGTAGTATCCATGATTTGGTTCGGCAGTATGTTTAACAATCCAGAAAACTTCTTTGAACAACTGGAGAATGGCGAATTCAATGTTGAAGTGGATGACATGAATGAAGATGATTCTTTTGATGATACTACTACCGAAGAAGAAATCGACACCTGGAGATATGAAGATGCTGTAGACAGCACTACCGCAGGTGATAAGGTCATAGAAGTAGAGGAATACGAACAATACAACGATTCCATTTAATACATGATAGAGGTTAAAACATATATGGCATTTCAAACAAGAGCGATGTGGTAACTGCAATTTAAAGTACACCATATCAATTCTAATTTTTAAAAAAACACATCATGCCAGCAGAAATTAAAAACCTCAAAGATTTAAGTAATACAGAATACAGCCTAAAAAAGCTTTTCAAGGAAGCCGAAGATTTTTTGCCGCTTCTTGGAACAGACTACGTAGAGCTTTATGTAGGTAATGCAAAACAGGCTGCCCACTTTTATAAGACCGCATTTGGTTTTCAATCCCTAGCCTATGCAGGACTGGAAACAGGAATAAAGGATCGAGTATCCTACGTGCTTCAACAAGGAAAAATACGTTTGGTCTTGACCACACCGCTTCAAAAAGGTGGTGAAATCAATAAGCACATTGATGAGCATGGCGATGGCGTTAAAGTCGTGGCCTTGTGGGTTGATGATGCTACGAAAGCTTTTGAAGAAACCACAAAAAGAGGCGCAAAACCATACCAGAAACCTACAAAGGAAACTGATGCACATGGTGAAGTAGTACGTTCTGGAATCTACACCTATGGTGAAACCGTTCACATGTTTGTGGAGCGCAAGAATTATGAAGGTATTTTTCTGCCAGGATTTAAAAAATGGGAAAGCCATTATAATCCAGAACCCGTCGGTCTTAAGTTTATCGACCACATGGTAGGAAACGTAGGCTGGGATCAAATGAATACCTGGTGTAAATTCTATGGAGAAGTGATGGGCTTTGCGCAAATCATATCTTTTGCAGATGATGATATCTCTACAGAATACACTGCTCTTATGAGTAAGGTAATGAGTAATGGTAATGGTCGCGTCAAATTCCCTATCAACGAACCTGCCAAGGGAAAAAAGAAGTCCCAAATAGAAGAATATCTGGATTTTTACAATGGACCAGGCGTACAGCATATCGCGGTTGCTACAGATGATATCGTAAAAACAGTAAGCGCTATGCGTGATCGAGGTGTTGAGTTCCTGTATGTTCCAGACGAATATTACGACGATCTATTGGAGCGAGTTGGTGAGATTGATGAAGATGTTGAGGTACTTAAAAAACACGGCATCCTGATCGACCGCGATGAAGAAGGTTATCTTCTACAACTGTTTACCAAAACCATTGTAGACCGTCCTACCATGTTCTTTGAAGTGATCCAGCGCAAGGGTGCTCAATCTTTTGGCGTAGGGAATTTCAAAGCGTTGTTTGAAGCTATAGAACGTGAGCAGGCATTGCGAGGCACGCTATAATAATTTTGGAATGGCATTTGTAAATGATAACTTGTAGCACCATAAACGGTAAGTTGCAAAACACCATGAAAAAAATTGTACTCTTATTACTGGCGATCTCTTTAGTGAGTGTTGCTTATATACCACCTAGTTCCAACAATAAAATAGAACAAGCCTATAAATCTGGTGAGTGGTTCAAGTTTCGTATTCATTATGGGATGTTCAATGCCAGCTTTGCCACATTAGGAGTAGAAAGCAAAACCCTTAATGGCAAACCAGTGTACCATCTTAAAGGAAAGGGTGAATCTACAGGTTTACTTCATTTATTCTTCAAAGTAGATGATCGCTACGAAAGCTATGTGGATCGCAATACGGGAAAACCATATAGGTTTATACGTGACATAGATGAAGGTGGACATACTAAGGATATCCAGATCGACTTTAATCATGACACGCGCAAAGCAGTAATCAATAATAAAAAGCACAAAGAGATCAAGACTATGGACATCAAGCCTGGTACCCAGGACATGGTTTCCTCATTTTATCACTTACGCAATATTGTAGATCACAACAGTCTCAAAGTAGGAGATGAATTTGTACTGCCTATGTTTTTTGATGATGAGAACTATGATTTCAAAATGAAGTTTTTGGAACGTGAAGTTGTCAAGACAAAATTTGGTAAGATCAAGGCACTTAAATTCAGACCTTATGTACAGTCAGGTCGTGTGTTTGAAGAAGAAGAGAGTTTGACCGTATGGATTAGTGATGATGAGAATAAAATCCCTTTAAAAATACAGGCAAAACTAGCCGTAGGTTCATTAACAGCTGATTTAGATGCCTTTAAAGGATTGAGCCATTCCTTTCAAAAAATCGTTGACTAACAGCCACAGGTTTAAAAATTAGGATTAAACGCAAGGTAATGGACTCAAATCCCTTATGTTGTTTACATTTGCCAGCTTATAAAGCCCATAAATGCCGGACAAGATCTCTCCAGAAATTGCAGAACGCATCCAACTGCTAGAAAAGAAGTTCAAAAATTCTGGGCAGGACATGCTTTCCTACCTTGACGGCCTTCTTTACGATCAATACATTACCTACTGGGATTACATAAGACTGGACACGTTGCTTAGTTTACAAGTGCCGTCCACGCCATTTCCAGATGAGATGATTTTCATAGGATATCATCAAATCACAGAATTGTACTTTAAACTCGTAATCCACGAGCAGCTTCAGGTAATCGAGCAGGAGCAGCTTACAGGAACCTATTTTTTGGAAAAAATCAAGCGCATCAATCGGTACTTTAATGTGATGATCAACAGTTTTGAGGTCATGATCAAAGGCATGGAGCGCGAGCAGTTTCTTAAATTCAGGATGTCGCTGTTGCCAGCGAGTGGTTTCCAGAGTGCGCAGTTCCGCATGATAGAGCTGTATGCAACAAATGTGGATCATCTGGTGCATTATGATGATAGAGTTCGCTTTCGCGAAAGCGAAACAACCACAAGCATTCCAGAACTGTTCCAACATATTTACTGGAAAAAAGGCGGCATTGACAAAGCCACTGGCGAAAAAACACTTACACTAAAACAGTTTGAGAAACGTTACACACCTAGGTTCCTTAGAATTGCAGAGCAAGTCAAACACAGCAATATCTACCAGCGATACCTACAACTTCCTGAATCTGAGAAATTACCAGAGCTGAAGGAAGAATTACGTAAAATGGATCAAAACGTCAATATTAACTGGTTACTCATGCACATGGGAGCAGCGCACCGCTATCTGCGTAAGGAAAGCGGTACGGTACAAGCTACAGGCGGCACCAACTGGAAGGAATTTCTACCGCCCAGTTTCCAGCGCATCTCATTTTTCCCATCTTTATGGTCTGATCAAGAGCATGCAGAATGGGGCAAACAATGGGTGGACCACACTTTTAATACCTCTACCATAGAATGAAGAAATTAATTGTCCTAGCTACTGCATGTCTATGTCTATTTTCATGTGAACAAGTAGATGAACCCACAGATCTAGCAATTGCAGACCCTATTAAAATCGTACCTAAAGTTCTTTATGGATACGACCTCAATAATTACACGGTTGTAGAAGATACCGTAGAATCTGGAGACACCTTTAACGACCTTATTGCCTCGCATTTGGTTCAAGGTCAAAGTGCTTATGAAGCTGCCATGACCATGGATAGCGTCTATGAGTTACGCAAGATTCAAGCCGGTAAACCTTTTAAGATCTTGAAGCGCAAGGATGCGGCCCGCACACCAGAAGCTTTTATTTACGAACCCAGCCGCCAGGATTTTGTCATTCTCAAATTGACTGATGGCATGCAAGCCATCAAGGATGAACATCCCGTAACCATTAGACGCAAGACGGCTACTGGTGTTGTGAATTCCACATTATCTGAAGCAATGGAAGAAGAAGGCCTGGGAATGAGTGCTATCTGGGAATTGAGCGACATTTATAAATGGACAATTGACTTCTTTAAGTTACAACAAGGTGATCGATTCAAAATGATCTATCAAGAACGTTATATCAACGACACGGTTTATGATGGAATTGAAGCCA is from Nonlabens sp. YIK11 and encodes:
- a CDS encoding tryptophan 2,3-dioxygenase family protein, which codes for MPDKISPEIAERIQLLEKKFKNSGQDMLSYLDGLLYDQYITYWDYIRLDTLLSLQVPSTPFPDEMIFIGYHQITELYFKLVIHEQLQVIEQEQLTGTYFLEKIKRINRYFNVMINSFEVMIKGMEREQFLKFRMSLLPASGFQSAQFRMIELYATNVDHLVHYDDRVRFRESETTTSIPELFQHIYWKKGGIDKATGEKTLTLKQFEKRYTPRFLRIAEQVKHSNIYQRYLQLPESEKLPELKEELRKMDQNVNINWLLMHMGAAHRYLRKESGTVQATGGTNWKEFLPPSFQRISFFPSLWSDQEHAEWGKQWVDHTFNTSTIE
- a CDS encoding peptidoglycan DD-metalloendopeptidase family protein; amino-acid sequence: MKKLIVLATACLCLFSCEQVDEPTDLAIADPIKIVPKVLYGYDLNNYTVVEDTVESGDTFNDLIASHLVQGQSAYEAAMTMDSVYELRKIQAGKPFKILKRKDAARTPEAFIYEPSRQDFVILKLTDGMQAIKDEHPVTIRRKTATGVVNSTLSEAMEEEGLGMSAIWELSDIYKWTIDFFKLQQGDRFKMIYQERYINDTVYDGIEAIDVAIFETRGKPYYAFNYVTDSVKGVRDYYDDEGKTLRNFFLKAPVNYTRISSRYSGNRFHPVQKRWKAHLGTDYAAGYGTPIVSTANGVVTKSGYTRGNGNYVKIRHNNTYETQYLHMTKRLVRVGQRVDQGQTIGTVGSTGLATGPHVCYRFWVNGKQVDPYRQKLPSADPLPKDQMDVYKNFIEPLKKEIDNLPYKEEDSVS
- the hppD gene encoding 4-hydroxyphenylpyruvate dioxygenase; protein product: MPAEIKNLKDLSNTEYSLKKLFKEAEDFLPLLGTDYVELYVGNAKQAAHFYKTAFGFQSLAYAGLETGIKDRVSYVLQQGKIRLVLTTPLQKGGEINKHIDEHGDGVKVVALWVDDATKAFEETTKRGAKPYQKPTKETDAHGEVVRSGIYTYGETVHMFVERKNYEGIFLPGFKKWESHYNPEPVGLKFIDHMVGNVGWDQMNTWCKFYGEVMGFAQIISFADDDISTEYTALMSKVMSNGNGRVKFPINEPAKGKKKSQIEEYLDFYNGPGVQHIAVATDDIVKTVSAMRDRGVEFLYVPDEYYDDLLERVGEIDEDVEVLKKHGILIDRDEEGYLLQLFTKTIVDRPTMFFEVIQRKGAQSFGVGNFKALFEAIEREQALRGTL
- a CDS encoding CCC motif membrane protein, giving the protein MNDIQRKLSADPGATVLGIIALLISITGCCCGILAIPSVIMSIIGLVWAVKSGNAYKRSPESYLAKSYNNIKTAKILNIIALVLSAIALVVSMIWFGSMFNNPENFFEQLENGEFNVEVDDMNEDDSFDDTTTEEEIDTWRYEDAVDSTTAGDKVIEVEEYEQYNDSI
- a CDS encoding homogentisate 1,2-dioxygenase produces the protein MPFYHKMGSIPHKRHTVFKKPDGSLYYEQLFGTIGFDGMYTNSYHEHRPTMVKEIKGSYSVKPEIALENHLKSYRLKGFQVPPQPDYLDSRTCILMNSDVQILLAAPQESLRDYWYKNADSDELLFVHQGSGVLRTHLGNLKFSYGDYLLIPRGVIYQIDFDTAVNRLFIVESRRPIYTPKRYRNWFGQLLEHSPFCERDIRRPETLETHNEKGEFLIKIKKQDEIFNMVYASHPFDVVGYDGYNYPYAFSIHDFEPITGRIHQPPPVHQTFETDAFVVCSFVPRKYDYHPESIPAPYNHSNIDSDEVLYYVDGDFMSRNDIEKGHISLHPAGIPHGPHPGAVERSIGQTETEELAVMVDTFKPLKVTKAGLEIADDSYHKSWLDHE
- a CDS encoding DUF3108 domain-containing protein, producing the protein MKKIVLLLLAISLVSVAYIPPSSNNKIEQAYKSGEWFKFRIHYGMFNASFATLGVESKTLNGKPVYHLKGKGESTGLLHLFFKVDDRYESYVDRNTGKPYRFIRDIDEGGHTKDIQIDFNHDTRKAVINNKKHKEIKTMDIKPGTQDMVSSFYHLRNIVDHNSLKVGDEFVLPMFFDDENYDFKMKFLEREVVKTKFGKIKALKFRPYVQSGRVFEEEESLTVWISDDENKIPLKIQAKLAVGSLTADLDAFKGLSHSFQKIVD